TCCCTTTTACCCTTCCTCTGCCTCGACCCGAGGTTAAATAACTGGTTCTTGGGATtcgaaggaagaaggaggtagagggcgagtggttggtgtgtatatatatatatatatatatatatatatatatatatatatatatatatatatatctgtgtgtgtgtgtgtgtgtttgtgtgtgtatctatgaaaatttatatgcaagtatgagcctttatatatatatatatatatatatatatatatatgtatatatatgtatgtatatatatatatatgtatatatatatgtatgtatatatatatatatatatatatatatatttcacacacacacacatacacacacacacacacacacacacaacacacacacacacacacacacacacacacacacactcacacacacacacactcacacacacactcacacacacactcacacacacacaacacacacacacacacacacacacacacacacatatatgtgtgtatgtgtgtgtgtgtgtgtgtgcgtgtatgtatatagatataaatataggtagatatagatatatagatatatatagatatagttatagatatgcatgggtgtgtgtgtgtgtgtgtgtggaatacatagagagagaaaaggagagatattttaaaaaaaaaaaaaaaaaaaaaaacactttgccTTTATTAATCTTCATTTATCTTTTGTTTCCAGGATGGCCAACATGCTGACATTCGTGACTGTCCTTGCCATTGTCTTCGTGACAGTCAACGGCGCCATTCGGGTGGATGACAAGCGAGGATTCCGCTATTGTCGTGAGTTGATCGTTGCAGGCAGCCTGGTCGTTGGCAATGCTGTCTCTGTTGTGTTTCCGGGCTTGGAAATGTGGATATACTGCTATATTGGGtgttttgatgtatgtatgtactgtcacatactcacacatacatgcgcatacgcaaacacattcacacatgtacacgcatttacacgcacaaacgcgcgcgcacgcacacacacacacacacacacacacacacacacacacacacacacacacacacacacacacacacacacacacacacacacacacacacacacatacccttaaCGATCCCTAAACAATTGCTTCCAAGCAacaatatttttcattaataataaccCCTCTTTACAGGAACCCCCCAGCTTGCACAGATTGAGAGCGTGCAAGTCACAGGTTGCAATAGATGGCCTTGTTTCATTATCCCAGGCAGGACCGGCACTTTCCAGATCACCTTCTCACATAACTCAGGTACGTTTCATTAGTACAGTCTGTGGTGTTTTCGTTAATTAcgcgcctttttctctctctttttcgtgtttttttcttcttctttctgtcctcTTTAAGTGGTGCATGTTTTGTGTGcgttaatatatgattatattctttccctttccctctccctctttctgtctttccctccctccctccctccttcgctcggtCTCTTTCCCTGAttccatcgctctctctttctctcttttttctctctccctctttcttctctctctctctctctctctctctatatatatatatatatatatatatgttatatatatatatattatatatatattatacattatatatgtgtgtgtatattatatatatagatatatatatattgtgtgtgtgtgtgtgtgtaagagagagaaagagagtgagtgagtgagtgagtgagtgagtgagtgagtgagtgagtgagtgagtgagtgggtgggtgagtgagtgagtggggggttAGGCTCTAAGAAATAAATGTTTCCAAATATTCCCAAGCcaatatttgcattttcttttcccaTACCTTCATTATTGATCCGTTCCAAACTTTGTATCGTCATAGTTTCCAAAGTTTCCAAACATTTAGCCAATTCATTACATGTTTTCCTAATGTCTAGTTATTCTAGTTATTTCCACTCTCCATTCCTATTTTATTcactcatccatatatatatatatatatatatatatatatagatatataatatatatatatatatatagatacatacgtccTCCCTATTCTTTCATTtactcctaccccccacccccaactcacattttttttctatctctcttcctttccccccccctccctccctccctcacgcacactcactcttcctcttcctcccctccctcccctccctccttccatacacccacctactcacccaccctctgtctctctccttcccatccacccacccatcctctgaacaacctcccctccctcccactcaccttcccttcctttctcttctcttctcttctcttctcttctcttctcttctcttctcttctcttctcttctcttctctctcttctcttctcttctcttctcttctctttcttctcttctcttctcttctcttcccttcccttcctttccctcctcttctcttcccttcccttccctttccttcctttcctttcctttcctttccctttcccttcccttcccttccctacccctccctcccctcccctcccttaccctcctctcccctcccctcccctcccctcccctcccctccccttcccttcccctcctctcctacccacctaccctcccttctcacaccctctccatccacccacctcccttccctccctacccactcacccacctacccaccgacCTCacgccctccgcctctctcccccacccagaAATCCCCATCACCAACATGGTGAGCAGCATCTACGCCCGCGTGAGTCTGCCCGTGACCAACCTGGGCGCCGGCAACACCCGCGTGGCCATGCCCCATGAGACCCAGCAGCCCGTATGCCACCTGACCACGCCAGGATGCCCAGTCTACCCCAACACCAAGACGACCATAAGCAAGACCATCGTCGTGCCCCAACAAGCTCGTTTGgtacttctattatttttctcttttttttgcgattaatgtcattgttgctattgttgttgttgtcgttaatgctattattaatattgtcattgttattattgttactgttattgtcattgttattttttatcgttcTTATCCTTGATTGTATTAGCCTGCGACTAGTGATTGGCAATGAtagttagataataataatgatgattatgaaaaaaatatgctaataatAGTTGCTCAGTGAGAATGATCATAGATGATTCTTGAAATTAACCTATAAAGATGAAATCAACGATCGCATTTAATGCTGAATATAGGATAAAGGTATTGAAGAAAtgccataataaataataataacggaaatgcAATACCGATAATAACCACACCTACAAGGAACACTGCCATAGGTGTGATCTAGCTGTACAAATAAATAACCTTTCCCACACGCATCCCCCACAGGTGCGAGGCCCCATGATGGTGGAATTCCAGGTGAAGGATAACCTGGGCAG
Above is a window of Penaeus chinensis breed Huanghai No. 1 chromosome 19, ASM1920278v2, whole genome shotgun sequence DNA encoding:
- the LOC125035242 gene encoding uncharacterized protein LOC125035242 — protein: MANMLTFVTVLAIVFVTVNGAIRVDDKRGFRYCRTPQLAQIESVQVTGCNRWPCFIIPGRTGTFQITFSHNSEIPITNMVSSIYARVSLPVTNLGAGNTRVAMPHETQQPVCHLTTPGCPVYPNTKTTISKTIVVPQQARLVRGPMMVEFQVKDNLGRMVTCFMAPVFTN